In Candidatus Binatia bacterium, the genomic window ATTCTCGAGTTCTTCATCGCGGTCATCATGGCCGTGTACTTCTACCGGGCCTTCGAGGGCGATGTGGTGAAGGTCCTTATTGTCCTCATTTTCAGTCTGGTGGGTATTGCGGGTAGCTACGGCGTGGCGTGGTTTGGCATGCGGGTCAACAACTTTGCAAACTCGCGCGCCGCGTTCGCTGCCCTGAAAGGCAAGCCCTTTCCCACGTACGAAATTCCTCTCAAAGCAGGAATGAGCATCGGCATGGTGCTGATCTCCACGGAACTCCTCATCATGCTGATCATTCTCCTGTACATTCCGGCTAGCTTTGCAGGCCCCTGCTTTATCGGGTTTGCCATTGGAGAATCCCTCGGGGCGTCCGCGCTGCGCATCGCGGGCGGAATTTTCACGAAAATCGCGGACATTGGCTCCGACCTGATGAAGATAGTCTTCAACATCAAGGAAGACGATGCGCGCAACCCCGGCGTGATCGCGGACTGCACGGGGGATAACGCTGGCGACTCGGTTGGCCCCTCGGCCGATGGGTTCGAGACTTACGGCGTCACCGGCGTGGCACTGATCACGTTTGTGTTGCTCGTGCTGGGCCAAGATCCGCAGTTGCAAGTGACGTTGCTCGTGTGGCTGTTCGCCATGCGTATCATGATGATCGTTGCCTCCGGTGGCTCGTACTTGCTCAACGAGGCGATTCAACGTGCTCGCTACGGTGAGGCCGACCACATGAATTTCGAGAAGCCGCTCACGTTTCTCGTGTGGCTTACCTCGATTGTTTCGATCACGTTGACCTACGTGGTCTCCTACCTACTGATTGGCAACTTGGGTACGGGCAACCTGTGGTGGCAGCTTTCAACAATCATTAGCTGCGGAACGATTGCTGGCGCGCTGATTCCGGAAATCGTCAAGGTGTTCACGTCCACCGAGTCAGGACACGTCCGCGAGGTCGTCACTGCCTCGCGGGAAGGCGGGGCTTCGCTGAACATTCTGAGCGGTCTCACCGCCGGCAATTACTCCTCTTATTGGATGGGCGTTGCCTTCATTGTTCTTATGGGTCTCGCCTGGATTGTCAGCGGCGGCGACCTGCACGCGGCCATGCCGCAAGCGACCGCTGACATGACCGCGCCCGTTTTTGCCTTCGGGCTCGTTGCCTTTGGCTTCCTGGGCATGGGCCCGGTAACGATTGCGGTAGACAGCTACGGGCCCGTAACCGACAACGCGCAGTCGGTGTACGAGCTTTCGGTCATCGAGAACATTCCGAACGTGAAAGAGGAAATTCGGCGGGAATTCGGTTTCGTGCCCGCCTTCGACCGAGCGAAGCAATACCTCGAGGAAAACGACGGGGCCGGAAACACGTTTAAAGCCACCGCCAAGCCCGTGCTCATCGGCACGGCTGTGGTTGGCGCCACGACAATGATCTTTTCCATTGTGGTCGCGTTGACCAACGGGTTGCAACCTGAGCACCTAGGCAAGCTTTCGCTGCTGAACCCGCCATTCTTGCTGGGCCTCGTGGCCGGTGGCGCAATGATTTACTG contains:
- a CDS encoding sodium-translocating pyrophosphatase, with the translated sequence MSKATMGRILGLLAVITGWFEPAFAAAPQAHGEMHLVLPDFTTVHFLGLSGHALLSFGLGICALGFLFGLVIYRQLQSLPVHRAMREISELIYETCKTYLLTQGKFILILEFFIAVIMAVYFYRAFEGDVVKVLIVLIFSLVGIAGSYGVAWFGMRVNNFANSRAAFAALKGKPFPTYEIPLKAGMSIGMVLISTELLIMLIILLYIPASFAGPCFIGFAIGESLGASALRIAGGIFTKIADIGSDLMKIVFNIKEDDARNPGVIADCTGDNAGDSVGPSADGFETYGVTGVALITFVLLVLGQDPQLQVTLLVWLFAMRIMMIVASGGSYLLNEAIQRARYGEADHMNFEKPLTFLVWLTSIVSITLTYVVSYLLIGNLGTGNLWWQLSTIISCGTIAGALIPEIVKVFTSTESGHVREVVTASREGGASLNILSGLTAGNYSSYWMGVAFIVLMGLAWIVSGGDLHAAMPQATADMTAPVFAFGLVAFGFLGMGPVTIAVDSYGPVTDNAQSVYELSVIENIPNVKEEIRREFGFVPAFDRAKQYLEENDGAGNTFKATAKPVLIGTAVVGATTMIFSIVVALTNGLQPEHLGKLSLLNPPFLLGLVAGGAMIYWFTGATTQAVVTGAYRAVEFIKANIRLEGVEKASISDSKRVVEICTQYAQSGMFNIFLAVFFSTLAFACLDPFFFVGYLVSIALFGLFQAIFMANAGGAWDNAKKVVETELKEKGSELHAATVVGDTVGDPFKDTSSVAMNPVIKFTTLFGLLAVELAVTLSWGLTRFLALAFFAAAVAFVYRSFYGMRIKSQAA